The following are encoded in a window of Candidatus Poribacteria bacterium genomic DNA:
- a CDS encoding uroporphyrinogen-III synthase: RAQASEFADRLEANGAKVIQFPTIKIQPLERVDMPSLDKYDWVIFTSVNAVEIFYERLRENGKDVRAFGGIEICAVGPKTVEALNDIGIQPDFVPMHSRGSAIAAEIEDISGKKILLPRAKIATTDLPKGLRDRGAHVNDVPLYDTVKVASDGAKKRDEIEMDLLDGRIDLVTFTSSSTVNNFLEMFPKHTPETLLADVQIAVIGPETQKAAIKQGIQVNVIAKKATIESLVEAIIAAYHSL; encoded by the coding sequence CCCGCGCACAAGCAAGTGAATTCGCTGACCGCTTGGAAGCGAACGGGGCAAAGGTTATCCAGTTTCCTACTATAAAAATCCAGCCTCTTGAGCGAGTGGACATGCCCTCGCTTGACAAATATGATTGGGTTATCTTTACGAGTGTCAATGCTGTTGAGATTTTCTATGAACGCTTGCGGGAAAATGGGAAGGATGTACGAGCGTTCGGTGGCATTGAAATCTGTGCAGTTGGTCCGAAAACGGTTGAGGCACTCAACGACATCGGTATTCAGCCTGACTTTGTTCCGATGCACTCCCGTGGGAGTGCCATTGCCGCTGAAATAGAAGACATCAGCGGGAAGAAAATCCTTCTACCGCGTGCAAAAATCGCTACAACCGATCTCCCGAAGGGTTTACGCGACAGAGGGGCACATGTTAACGATGTTCCGCTCTACGATACCGTCAAGGTCGCAAGCGATGGCGCGAAAAAGCGAGATGAAATTGAAATGGATCTCTTGGACGGCAGGATTGACCTCGTCACATTCACCAGTTCCTCCACAGTCAACAATTTCTTGGAGATGTTTCCCAAGCATACGCCTGAGACTTTATTGGCGGATGTGCAAATCGCAGTCATCGGTCCAGAGACGCAGAAAGCAGCGATCAAACAGGGTATACAGGTTAATGTGATTGCAAAGAAAGCCACAATAGAGAGCCTTGTGGAGGCAATTATTGCGGCTTACCATTCTTTGTAG